Part of the Puntigrus tetrazona isolate hp1 chromosome 10, ASM1883169v1, whole genome shotgun sequence genome is shown below.
AATGCCAGTTTGAATATGAATTTGCATATTTGTGcgtgtactgtatttattatgtatataaaaatacagacacATGCATGTGGTTCGAAGACGAAAAAAGGTTTAACCATCATAAaaataagtgtatatatatatatatatatatatatatatatatatatatatatatatatatatatatatatatatatatatataaatatacacattaaaatgcaattgagtgtaacaatcttgtcaggtgtatttacaacaaaaaaaaaaaatatttatgtcacgttaaaaaatgaattactttcaccccaaatactaattatcTACCTtaggttttgcccatttgtcagtaatttttttttttttttttttttaaacacagtaaaatgtaatatgctctcctattcttttatatatttaatatgtacagGTCCAAATAAGCATTTTGTTAGTTTTACATACTGTGTTACACTAAATGACAAAGTAACATTATTTCGAaccaattttgacattttagtcTCCAAAAACGTATTTGAAAGCTAGTAGAcaatttacttacatttaatgggctttatatgcacataaaatcaaattttcttttaacgtctttgacccatgtatatatttaaaaaaaatgtgttctgtttatgcattattcattaCATGAATGTAAACATATACTCGTAAATATCTTCAAAGTATATActatacatgtgtgtatttatatatacataaatatacacagtatacacacgtcatgtaaacaaaaacgttgtactttggatgcaattaatcgcgattaatcatttgacagcgctaattcAAAGTATGCATTCTGAAAAATACGCTTTTGAAAGACGCCTATAAACAGCGCCTGCTGTTTATACTAATAATGTTGCTAAAGATAAATGTTACCTCATACAGTGTTCACATTACATTCCTGCGAAATGACAGCATATTTACTTGCAGTTGCTCCCTGCCGTGGCAAAAGATGATGACAGTTGCGTTTTGGACCATGCATGCTTTGGCAATCAAGTGGTGGGATATTTTGCTATTAAAGTGATCACGTCAGATGAATTGCATGAGTACTTTATTacctctgctctctctgtagCATTTCACTGAATATTTATGACATCACGCAGCACAgtgattaaaacatttacagatgcGTCAGtgagaaaacacaaaatgccATAGTGTGAATGGACACCATTTTAGAAGAAGCTTTTGTAGTATGCTAACATTGTATACTTGCGTGGCGTTATTGTGAActtggaaaaagaaagaaaaatattgataataatgagCATGCAGGACTGGAGAACAGAGCTAGAAACAtataatagttaaataaataatagtagtaTGTCTTGACTGTTAAGGTCAAAACACATATACAATCTGCACATAGTCTAAGTATAGATGAAACGTGTCGTAATAGCCTATTAGCATTATCAACGACACTTTTAATcagaaaagattaataaaaattgaCAGAGCTGAAAATATTAGGCGGAATTGTGTTACTGACGCTAATAAATGGAATGTAAATCCTAGAAGGTACTTCCACaatgtcacgtctttggactgtTTTGTCATGTGCCATGTTTTCCGTatacccactttagttaattgtagtttattgtcttcagccgtgtgtgattaatttagtgttctacctggtgtatttaagtcctgtgatttcagttcagtttgtccaatcttgtctttatgtgcgtgtgatttttgtcttatctgcctgcctgcatttatattgtttatttgtctctgagtagattaaaactctttattttcatttatactcgttgtgtgctctcgtgcttatcACACCCGTGACACACAAGTAACCAAAGATCTTGATCCAGGAACAGGTCCTATTTGGGTTCTGTAGCAAGTTAGCTCAGCGTGAGCTGCCTGAGTGTTTTGTGAGAGCTAGAGAGAGTTCtatcacaaaagaagatattttaaagaatgaaagttctgtcattactcaccttcatggcATTCCAAACCCGTTTCCAATTTCTGAAgtcatcattaaaatagtcctcTGTGTGACATCAGTTGTTCAGCCTTAATTTTATGATGctacaaaatgctttttgtgcgcaaagaaaacaaaaaaattactttagtaCACTTTTTTCTCTGTAGGTTTTCAGAGAAGACCTACCTTTCTGGGCCATGAACATTTCACTTGCATTGCTATATGCAGGAATGCTCTAGGATATCACCAAAAATAAGGTCTTAAcgtgtttggaatgacatgaggatgaataatttattatagaatttttgggttaactatacCTTCAATAATTACCATCAACTATTTGcgtaccagcattcttcaaaatatctgttttgTGCTCACCAGAAGAAATAAACTTGTAAACATAGGgataacatttttctttgattGCTGTGTAAACCAACTATTTTGGGACTGTCTAGTGAAAATGTAGATCTTACAGTGTAATCACGGCAAATACTGCTGATTATTTTATGCACTTAACATATTATGAAGCTTATTGCAAATCATAAATTTGATGAAAAAATCGTCCCATTGATATGTTGTGTCAATACAgcttatgtttatgtatgtttgtgcaaTTATGGGATTCGCTGTATGAAGTGTACCTTGATATCAGTCTTAATTTGCTGGTGGGTATGTGGGTGGGTGATTTTAGCACTTCATCAGCCTGCAGGATTGTGGGTGGAACTATGTGACAGTCTGGTGCCGCAACGTCAATATGCTTGTTCTCGGATTGTTGCCCATTTAACTGACTGTGATATGGATTCTATGAGCTGTCTCTTTTCCATGGACCTCCTCTCTGATTTTATGCGCAAGCATGTGCTTTTGCATCTTACACCTGAAGTGATTTAGTGGTCACTTCTTTCTGTTATTCCAGCATAAATTACTTAAGTCTGTAGGAGCAGGAATCATTAGAATTGATGCAGGAAATAGGCAACCTCTGTCTTCTTACAAATCTATGTTGTGATTGATTATAGCCCACCTAAGTCACTGACGACCCACCCACCCATTCTACCTAGTCAGCACATGAAACAATCCCTACCCCCTTTTTCCTATtgggaaaatgtcagaatgacCTTGCTTTGTTCCTTTTTCTGGTTTGGACCTCCTGTCTACATAACGAAACAGCACTGGCTTTCTGTTTTTGTATAAGAATCATAGTTATAGGCTAGCAGCTGTTGTGTCAATGTTTTATTGAGATGCAAAAAACCCTACCTTTGATTAATggtgtattttatcatttctacCCCCCTAACTGACTGtgactgcattttttttgtcccaCCAGTGTTGTTAATTACAAGCCATTTCAGACTCTCCCTAAttgtctttttggttttttttgatGGGCAAACGTGCACAGTAAGAAGCCAACACATGGGGAAACATTTCtgtctcatcttttttttcagctgcacatcagtcttcatttattcaaattggCTTCCTGATTTGGCCATACATAATTCTCAGCAGTGGAGATTTGAAAATTTAATTACTAGAGAAAAGGAGGTACTGCCATCTGCCATTAAAGGACTGAGCCAAACATTTTACTTCTTTGTGTCAATAgactttctattcattacaCCGGCTTGTCAATTTGTGGTACTTTTAAAGAGAATCGAATTAGGTGTAGGAAACATtacaatgctttatttttggtttccCACAGGATACTATTCACTGTGGTATGATAGTGGAGGCATATTACATCTTTAGGGAAATGCTCAgaagtaatataaaatgtagCCTAGTAGCTTATTGTAACTAACAGAAAAAATCTGTCTGAACTGGGTGGTAAGATTGAGGTTTTAACAGAAGATGTTATGAAATATGAAGAAACTTGGGGAAATAGTCCACCGAGACCCAACATTTTTAGGGAAGCCATAAATCTGACTTATTGAAAATGTTGCCAAATATTTCACTACTCAACCAAAAGCATTTGTAGCTTTAGCTTgagtcaaatacattttatgcatttttctatCAAGAAAGACTATAAATGAAGATGCACaactttttactttgtttgtgGTGTGTGCGTTTAagctgttttatattcattgaaAACTGCAATGAAAGAgaattttaaatcttatttctTACCTTAGATAAAATAAGAATGATGTTTTGCTTTAGATTTGAGAGTCTGGGAAACTAACATTTAGTAAAATAAGAATGAAGCTTTAGTCAGGAAAACTGAGAAAATAAACTTTGCATTTACCCTTTACTCTAAAGGCtgactaaataaactaaaactaacgcatctaaataaatacaaatattgtgaTTGAAATTAAACAACCCATTTGGGCTAGTTTTTGCTGAGGCACATACTGCACTGCTTACAACATGTAATGTCTTATTTGTGCAGGTTTGGCACCAGATGAATGAACAAGGCATTTCAAGGTTTCAAGCTGATGTGATGTCATCAAGTGCATTGCCCTGTTAAGAAGCAAACAAATACAGCTCAGTTCTCTTGAAATAGAAATGGAAAGAATGTAAGATTAGGTTTTGATTCTGCACTCCATCCAAACTGTAAACTTTAAAGCCTAGGTACAGGCACGTGAGAGAACAATACCTTTGATGGATCCAGGATTATCGTGGAGCTTTTGAGAGGGAAGCTCAGACTTATACAACATGAATGTGCAAGGAAAGATACAACCCGGTGAAGTAAACCAACAAGAGGAAATACAGAACGACGACAAGCAGCTTTTGCTAGAAACAGTGGAAGACGCCAATGCCAATCAAATCACCAAAGAGAACATTTATTCAGATGACAGAGAGCATGGCAGCCCACTACCCCCTTTGGTGTCGCACTCTGAAACCCAGGAGAGGATCATTATCTGGGGAACACATGCTCGAAGTGAAGACCCTGAGCTTGAAGAGTTTGAACTGCTGGAGTGTCAAGAGCTAGAAACATTTGTAgtggaagaagaagaacaggTGGCCATGCAGAGTGAAAGAAGCAGAAAGGGAGCAAAGCACTTCAGTGACAAAGAGTTGTCATCTACAGCCATCAGCACCACTGTTGGCTCCACTTGGAAAGACCACAATGAAAACCATAGTCTGGATGGAGATGCAAATGAGAACTCTCAGCCCCTTGACCTCAGGACCTCCAGCTCTCGCTCTGGTGCGAACCGGACCCTGAGAGATGCACGAAGTGGTTCTGAGAGCAATGTCTTTTCATCTTCTCTTTTTGCAGTGACCAGCCTCAGTGGAAGTTTAGCCAGTGCCCTGGACAGTGCAGGCCGCACACAGCCTCTCTCTTCCCAGTCCACCAAGTCTACCTCAGACAAAGGCAGGAACCAGCATCCAGCTACGACCGAGTCCTACATCCACTCAGAGAGAAACAGGGAGCTTCCCAGGGATTTGGACCAAAACCATAACTCTACCACACTGCCTCAGGAACCACAATATGACCGAAGTAAGCTAATGCATCCTTCATATGGAGcagtaaaactgcaaaaatttCAAATGGAAACAGAACAGAATGCTGGGAAAAGGACGTCAACCGAGGTGCCGAAAGGTATGGTGAGGGTGCTACCTTCTTGTAGGCAGCTAGTCCGCCCTCTTTCTACTGAAAAACGAATAACCTCAGGATACCCCAGCATAGACACCCAGGTAGACCAGCAACAATCCCACTCCTCAGAGACGGGTCAGAGCCATCCACAAGTGCTGCCGACTACAGAGGTCAACAGCAATCCCATCGTAGACTCACAGACTCCTTCAAATCAGACTTTTACACGAGAAGCCCAACGCTTGAAGAGGCAAAGCTCAGCAGATCGTGCTGCAAGTCCCTCCAGCCTAGAAAGGAAGACTCACTTCAGCCGACGGGCCTACAGCAGTCCAACTAGACCTTCAACACCTCCATCCCCCAAGATCACAAGGTCTCCTCAAAGACAGCCTCCTTCCTCACCTATCAAGACTTTACCTTCTCGAGGTCCTCAGTTGGGTTTTGCTGGGTACAGCTCTGGCTTAAGAGCCCCAGTTAAAACCACAATCAACACTAACATCCATAAAACTCCTCCACAGCAGGCGTCAATGGAGACCTCCCCTCCAAGCAAGTGCCTGCCAAAACCGAAAAGCGTCCGGCCCAAAATCATTACGTACATTCGGAAGACGCCCCAGGTAAAACCCCAGTCTCTTGAAGGAACTTATGAGGTGTCATCCTTACCTACAAGACTCTCAGCATATGGCAACACACAAGCCAAACCATCCATTGGAGATCAAGGGGAAGCCGCTGTGCTGAGTGCCTCGAATTTACTCTATGATAAGTATCGTCAAGAGATGCAGAAAGTCCGGTTATTCTCGCCTGGACTCATGGTGTCTGGGATTAAGCCACCCAGCAACACCATGCCCCATAAAATGGCAGGCAGAGCAGATAGCTTCTATGGGCCTTTCAACAAGCCTCTATCTGCAGCGGTAAGGAATGCTCTAGACAATATGCTGTTCTTTGCTTAAATGCTTTTATGTCTATTTCTACCTAATTGCatgttaattaattacatgattACTTTTGTGAAATCGAATGCTTTGTTAATGTAAAAGATTGTGAGTATTGTGGAAAATTTAACAGACTACTCACTGAATGCTTAAGGATGAAATATCAATGTTTTAGTTacttacttttaaattgtaacactTATCTTCAGTAGACACGTTTATAAACCACTGGAAGAGTTATTGACTGTagcttaatgttttgtttttttttggcaatttaGGCAGGCAGATCTCCATTAGCTCTTGGGTCTCCAATTTGTGGATCCGAAGACCCTTCTGGACCCTCTATGGGAGCACAGGATATGGGGAGTCTTTATCGTCCATCACGGGGCCTAAGACCCCAGCTAGGTGTTGGTGCTGTAAATAGGACTCCCTCTGCAGCTGCCAAGAGCAGAATGGTCTTAACAAGCCAGCCAAAGTCACCACTGGCCCTCAGTCAACCAATGCAGGCAGTAAACCCTACTACTCAAACCCCTCAGGAACCTCAAGGTAAGATCAATGGTTAATTTTGCAAGACAAAATGAGTCAAATGGTCTTGTTTTATAACTTTCATGTTAAACTGAATGCTTCACATGTTGAGTGGAAACCCAAGCAAGAGCAGTCTTAGAAACTGTTTTTGACTGATGGAATCACCAAGGTTTCGTCCTAAGGACGGAAGTGAATCTAAAGTATTTTGAGATGAATAGATTTAAATAGAAGGAAGGAAGAGAGCTCCATATGAAGTCTTTTCCTCCCTGCCAGCTATGCATTTGTAATTGTTACAGATAAACTCATCCCAGCCGCTAGTCAATGTAAAATACACTTTACCTCCTGGCATTCagttgaatataaataaaattcacattCATCTTTTGCCATGAGGGAGTTCTGTCTGAGCTTAAAAGTTCTAAAGCACACTTCATTTCCCACAACTTTGCCTGCCAAGGTGAAGATATGAATTATTTCATCTTAAATCCACCACCAGCATTGCCATCaccctttgtgttttttttttctagaggGCATCTGTCTATCTGCATACTGTTATCTCACTGAAAACCTGTGACATTCTCCATTAATGCATGTGAATGTGGTTTTCTTGCTGTTTGGCGCTATTTGTGGTGCTTTGAAGTGCAAAGCAATTAACAGTTAATTCATGCCAATAACTATGCCTGGTCACAATTATCCACTGTAGCTGAGACATGATATGATTTTTATGGTGTAAAGATGCTTACACTACAAAAGATAAAGAGACAGTCTAGTGC
Proteins encoded:
- the mtus2a gene encoding microtubule-associated tumor suppressor candidate 2 isoform X1 codes for the protein MNVQGKIQPGEVNQQEEIQNDDKQLLLETVEDANANQITKENIYSDDREHGSPLPPLVSHSETQERIIIWGTHARSEDPELEEFELLECQELETFVVEEEEQVAMQSERSRKGAKHFSDKELSSTAISTTVGSTWKDHNENHSLDGDANENSQPLDLRTSSSRSGANRTLRDARSGSESNVFSSSLFAVTSLSGSLASALDSAGRTQPLSSQSTKSTSDKGRNQHPATTESYIHSERNRELPRDLDQNHNSTTLPQEPQYDRSKLMHPSYGAVKLQKFQMETEQNAGKRTSTEVPKGMVRVLPSCRQLVRPLSTEKRITSGYPSIDTQVDQQQSHSSETGQSHPQVLPTTEVNSNPIVDSQTPSNQTFTREAQRLKRQSSADRAASPSSLERKTHFSRRAYSSPTRPSTPPSPKITRSPQRQPPSSPIKTLPSRGPQLGFAGYSSGLRAPVKTTINTNIHKTPPQQASMETSPPSKCLPKPKSVRPKIITYIRKTPQVKPQSLEGTYEVSSLPTRLSAYGNTQAKPSIGDQGEAAVLSASNLLYDKYRQEMQKVRLFSPGLMVSGIKPPSNTMPHKMAGRADSFYGPFNKPLSAAAGRSPLALGSPICGSEDPSGPSMGAQDMGSLYRPSRGLRPQLGVGAVNRTPSAAAKSRMVLTSQPKSPLALSQPMQAVNPTTQTPQEPQDQRKPVATGLAAKSLLPKPAQSQSGLRPPGYSRLPPARLAAFGFVRSSSVSSVSSNHSTDSTRSDPCRPAYRPNSVNDEPPPLHRVTTSPPGDGSRAPCRSTPQPPNTPAPTRRSLLPPPRSSPVASRKEFQKSSDGTRSSLSSPKRLAVVSPKPQSPVLQRQQRATVAVRGSSVQILPRTGSPGPEKKKEEEEKKEKEREEVERHEEMQLLQGRCEDQARQLQTLQTELKKTNMSLEVFVICTQHFSLKSESAEEKERELSQELSRIQHEVAFNAARWERLQKEKRELEECFERELRELQVQQESELATVEENLRLRHASDRDHLRAEHQSEVEELHTQHQEQIEELTANHEAALEDLKTMHNITMSTLQEEHARTMRDLRKAHEQQKASLEEDFEKLRLSLQDQVDTLTFQNRTLKDKAKRFEEALRKSTDEQIVDALAPYQHIEEDLKSLKEVLEMKNQQIHDQEKKICHLEKVQAQKNLYLEERVQVLQQQNEDLMARIDRHLTVSRQLSEENANLQEYVEKETNEKKRLSRNNEELLWLLQTSPHLSPSSSPIHRAFFPGPDIPPYPYSPGPGTPTHSCSPGPCTPTHKVASSAPGTPTLRGSPAARSSPARIPNANTLPR
- the mtus2a gene encoding microtubule-associated tumor suppressor candidate 2 isoform X2, which gives rise to MNVQGKIQPGEVNQQEEIQNDDKQLLLETVEDANANQITKENIYSDDREHGSPLPPLVSHSETQERIIIWGTHARSEDPELEEFELLECQELETFVVEEEEQVAMQSERSRKGAKHFSDKELSSTAISTTVGSTWKDHNENHSLDGDANENSQPLDLRTSSSRSGANRTLRDARSGSESNVFSSSLFAVTSLSGSLASALDSAGRTQPLSSQSTKSTSDKGRNQHPATTESYIHSERNRELPRDLDQNHNSTTLPQEPQYDRSKLMHPSYGAVKLQKFQMETEQNAGKRTSTEVPKGMVRVLPSCRQLVRPLSTEKRITSGYPSIDTQVDQQQSHSSETGQSHPQVLPTTEVNSNPIVDSQTPSNQTFTREAQRLKRQSSADRAASPSSLERKTHFSRRAYSSPTRPSTPPSPKITRSPQRQPPSSPIKTLPSRGPQLGFAGYSSGLRAPVKTTINTNIHKTPPQQASMETSPPSKCLPKPKSVRPKIITYIRKTPQVKPQSLEGTYEVSSLPTRLSAYGNTQAKPSIGDQGEAAVLSASNLLYDKYRQEMQKVRLFSPGLMVSGIKPPSNTMPHKMAGRADSFYGPFNKPLSAAAGRSPLALGSPICGSEDPSGPSMGAQDMGSLYRPSRGLRPQLGVGAVNRTPSAAAKSRMVLTSQPKSPLALSQPMQAVNPTTQTPQEPQDQRKPVATGLAAKSLLPKPAQSQSGLRPPGYSRLPPARLAAFGFVRSSSVSSVSSNHSTDSTRSDPCRPAYRPNSVNDEPPPLHRVTTSPPGDGSRAPCRSTPQPPNTPAPTRRSLLPPPRSSPVASRKEFQKSSDGTRSSLSSPKRLAVVSPKPQSPVLQRQQRATVAVRGSSVQILPRTGSPGPEKKKEEEEKKEKEREEVERHEEMQLLQGRCEDQARQLQTLQTELKKTNMSLEVFVICTQHFSLKSESAEEKERELSQELSRIQHEVAFNAARWERLQKEKRELEECFERELRELQVQQESELATVEENLRLRHASDRDHLRAEHQSEVEELHTQHQEQIEELTANHEAALEDLKTMHNITMSTLQEEHARTMRDLRKAHEQQKASLEEDFEKLRLSLQDQVDTLTFQNRTLKDKAKRFEEALRKSTDEQIVDALAPYQHIEEDLKSLKEVLEMKNQQIHDQEKKICHLEKVAQKNLYLEERVQVLQQQNEDLMARIDRHLTVSRQLSEENANLQEYVEKETNEKKRLSRNNEELLWLLQTSPHLSPSSSPIHRAFFPGPDIPPYPYSPGPGTPTHSCSPGPCTPTHKVASSAPGTPTLRGSPAARSSPARIPNANTLPR